Genomic window (Streptosporangium brasiliense):
CCGGCCAGATGGGCGACAACACGCGCCCGCTGAGGGAGATCAGGTGGGCACCGTCCGGGGCGGCGGTTCTCAGCGGGGCAGCACCGCGGCCAGCCGCTCCTGGCGGAGCCGCTCGAACCAGGTGTCGTCGATCGGCGGGAGCTGGGCGCCGACCGCCCAGCTCAGCAGGAGGTCGGCGAGGCCGGGGTTGCGGGCGAGCGCGGGACCGTGCAGGTAGGTGCCGACGATCCTGCCGGCGTAGCAGCCCTCGGTGCCGTCGCCGTTGCCGGTGCCGACCGTCGTGCGGGCCAGCGGCCGGACGCCGGGGCCCAGCCGGGTGACGCCCATGTGGTTCTCGAAGCCGGTCAGCGTCGGGATGCCGAGGGCCGGGTCGGCCTCACCGGCCAGCTCGCCGACCGCGCGGCCGGTGCCGCGGCCGCTGGCGATGTCGATCAGCCCGATGCCGTCGACCGGCTGCCCCTCCTCGCCGCCGAACGTGGTGCCCATGATCTGGTAACCCGCGCAGACGGCCAGCAGGCAGGCGCCGCGCGCCACAGCCCGGTGCAGGCCGCCGTCCCGGCGCAGCCGCTCGGCGGCCAGGATCTGCGGCCGGTCCTCGCCGCCGCCGATCAGGTAGATGTCGCCGCCCTCCGGCACCGGGTCGGCCGAGCGCACGTGAACGGTCTCGACCGGGATGCCGCGGCGCTGGGCGCGCTGCTCCAGGACCAGGACGTTGCCCTGGTCCCCGTAGGTGCTCAACAGGTCCGGGTAGATCCAGACGAGTCGCAGGGCGCTGTCAGACTGCACGACCGAACTCCGATCGAATCTGCTGGAAGGCGGTGTAGTTGGCGATCACGTCGACCTTGCCCGGCGGCTGCGCGGCGAGTGCCTGCTCGAAGGAGTCGACCAGCTGGAAGGGCACTCCGGCCACGTCCAGCCGGAGCGCGAGGTCGAGGCGGCGCTCCCCGGCGACGTAGACCGGCCTGCCGCGCAGGACCCGGTAGTCGACGTCCCACAGCCAGGAGGTGTCACGGCCGTCGGGGCCCTGGGCGTTGACCGACAGGATCACCGGCAGCGAGCGGTCGAGCACGTCGAACGCCTCCAGCCAGCCGGCGGGGTTCTTGGCGAGCAGCAGCCGGGCGTGCCGCCCGTCGCGCTGCACGGTGGTGTAGCGGCCCGCGACGGACTTGACCTCGCGTAGGCGGGGCAGCGCCCGCTGGATCGGCAGGCCGAACGTCTCGGCGGTGGCCAGCGCGATCACCGCGTTGG
Coding sequences:
- a CDS encoding type 1 glutamine amidotransferase, which produces MQSDSALRLVWIYPDLLSTYGDQGNVLVLEQRAQRRGIPVETVHVRSADPVPEGGDIYLIGGGEDRPQILAAERLRRDGGLHRAVARGACLLAVCAGYQIMGTTFGGEEGQPVDGIGLIDIASGRGTGRAVGELAGEADPALGIPTLTGFENHMGVTRLGPGVRPLARTTVGTGNGDGTEGCYAGRIVGTYLHGPALARNPGLADLLLSWAVGAQLPPIDDTWFERLRQERLAAVLPR